The genomic DNA GGTTGTGATAGATGGTGATCATGGCGGTACTCCTGGTTCGACTGATGCCCCTGGCCCGTCCGGTTCCGGGGCTGAAACCCGCACTATACAAGCGGCGCTGCCTGCCCGCATGCCCCCGAGAGGTGGCATATCAGCTCAAGGCGGGCTTTCCTTTTCGGGCGCAAGCCGTAGCAGGGCCGCCACGGTGGCGCGCAGCCCTGCGCGCAGCGGCTTGTCGTGGCGCAGCACCAGCGCCAGCGTGCGCGCCAGCGGCGGGGCAAGCGGGCGCACGGCGATCCGCGCGCGCGGCTGGCCTGGCGGCAACGCCATGCCCGGCAGCACTGAGTAACCCAGCCCGGCGCCGACCAGCTCCTTGATCGCCTCGACGCTATCAAGCTCCATCACCGGGCGCGCGCTGATGCCGGCGCGCAGGAACCATTCGTCCACCAGCCGGCGCGTATTGCCGCCGGGCGAGAACAGCACCAGCGGCCTGCCGGCCAGATCGGCCGGCGTCACTGTGGCGGGCAGCGGAGCGTCGTCGGCCGGGCCGATCGCCACGAACGGGTCTTCCAGCACCGGCGTGATGTCGAACATCCGGCCGGAGGCAGGCAACGTCACGAAGGCCAGGTCCAGGGCGTTGTCTTCCACCCCTTGAGCGCCTCGCCGGTGTTTTCCGTGCTGACCACGATCTCCAGCGCCGGCATGGCGCGGCGCAGGTCGCGCAGCACCGCCGGCAGCAGGTAGATGCAGGCGGTGGCGCCGGTGCCCAGCCGCACCCGGCCGATCACCCCGCCGGCGTGGCGCGCCATGCTGTCGTCGGCGGCGGCCAGCGCCCCGGCCACGCCGCGCGCGTGCGCCAGCAGATCCTCGCCGGCTGCGGTGGGCAGCACATGGCGTCCCACCCGTTCGAGCAGGCGCAGGCCATAGCGCTGCTCAAGCTGGCGGACCTGCAGGCTGACCGCCGGCTGGCTCAAGCCGAGGCGCTCGGCAGCCGCCGAAAAGCTGCCAAGATCGCAAACCAGCGAAAAGGCCTGCAGGAAGTCGGGATTGAGATGCCGCATCACAAAGAATTTTTATGCGCCGCATAAGTCAGCGAAGCTTCCTTTATAGCATCGGCGCAAGGTAAGGTTGCGGCGTGCCCCGGCCCTTGCCTGCTGCGGGGCAACTTGCTGCAACACGGCTTCCATCCCTATTTCGCTTTTCCTCCGGCATCGACTACGCTCGATCCGGCCCACCTGTCCAGACCACTCGCCGCGCCAGCATCATGAACGCCCCTCTCGCCACACTCAGCGCCGCCTCCGCCACGCCGATGGCCGTGGCCAATGCCACCGTCGCCGTCCAGGCCTGCGCCAGTCTGTCGATCCGCGACGCCACCGGCGCGGACATCCCCGCCATCCAGGCCATCTACGCGCACCATGTGCGCCACGGCCGCGCGTCGTTCGAGGAAGTCGAGCCAGGCGTGGACGACATCCGCCTGCGCCATGCCGAGGTGAAACGCCAGGGCCTGCCCTACCTAGTGGCCGAGCGCGGCGGCGAGGTGCTGGGTTACGCCTATGCGTCCGCCTACCGCACGCGCAGCGCCTACCGCTTTGCCGTCGAGGATTCGGTCTATATCGACGAGCGCTACCGGGGCCAGGGCCTCGGCCTGGCGCTGCTAGCCGCGCTGGTGTCGCGCTGCGAGAGCGGCCCGTGGCGGCAGATGGTGGCGGTGGTGGCCTGCACCGCCAGCGGAGAAGGCGCGGGCTCGCTGGCGTTGCACGAACGGGTGGGCTTTCGCACCATCGGCAGGCTGCAATCCGTCGGCTTCAAGCACGGGCAGTGGATCGATACGGTGTTGATGCAGCGGCCGCTGGGGGATGGCGAGGAGACGCCGCCGGTGGAGCGCGCGGCCAGGGCGTGAAGCCTGGCCAGCGCAAGCTGGCAGACAGTCGATTTACGGCGATTAATTCCTGGAAAGAATTTTCAGTAAATCATGGCTAATATCGGTATTCATCCGGTGCATGATCTTGCGATCAAGGCTGACGAGGGAGCGCAGCGAGCGCCCGCCCCCTCCTCTGGCCCCAAGGCTTGAATCCGCCCTGGAACCTTCACACTTCCATCAACCGATCAGGTCCGACAGCGCCAGCGCCACCACCTTGGTGGCACGGTTCAGGTCGTTCAGGCGCAGGTTCTCGTCCGAGTTGTGGCCGCGGGCTTCCATCAGCGTGCGCGGGCCGGCGCCGTACAGCACGGTGGGGATGCCGTACTTGGTGTAGTGGCGGGCATCGGTGTAGAGCGGCACGCCTTGCACCGGAATCTCCACGCCGAACACTTCCTCGGCGCGGCCCTTCAGGGCGCCGATCAGCTTTTCCACGCCCGGCAGTTCCGACAGCGGCTCGGCCAGGATGATGCGCTCGACCTTGACCTCGATGCCCGGACGATCCTTGGCAGCCTTCTCGACCACGGCGCGCAGCTCGCCTTCGGCGTCGAAGCCGATTTCCTCGGGGATCATGCGGCGATCGACGCGGAAGGTCACCAGGTCCGGCACCACGTTGGTGTTGATGCCGCCCTTGATCAGGCCAACGTTCAACGTGGCGGTATCGATGCCCAGCGTCTTCGACTTGCGCGTGGCCAGTTCGGCGCGCAGGCCGTAGATGGCTTGCAGGATGTGGGTGGCGGCCTCGATCGCGTCCACACCGGTGTGCGGCATGGCGGCGTGGCCTTGCTTGCCCTTGACCGTCACTTCGACGTGCAGGCAGCCGTTGTGGGCCGAGGTGATGCCGTAGGAGAAGCCCGCCGAGATGGCGTAGTCGGGCTTGCTCAGGCCTTGGTCGAGCAGGAACTTGGGACCGATGTCGCCGCCGGTTTCCTCGTCGTAGGTGAATTGCAGTTCCAGCGTGCCGTTGAGCTTGGCGCCTTGCTTCTCGGCTTCCATCAGCGCCAGCACGGCGTAGGTGTAGGTGGCGAAGTCCGACTTGGACACGGCCACGCCGCGGCCGTACATGACCGGGCCGTGCTCGCTGTCGGCGATCTCGCCGCCGTACGGGTCCTTGGTCCAGCCCAGGCCCGGGGGCACCACGTCGCCGTGCGCGTTCATGGCGATGGTCGGGCCGCCCGTGCCGAAGGTCTTGCGCACCAGCAGGTTGGTGGCGCTGATCATGCCGGCGGCCTTGACCAGTTCGTCCGGCACCTTGTGCGCTTCGACCTTGAAGCCCAGGCCTTCCAGCAGCACCTTGGCGCGCGCGCCGTGCGCATCGCAGTCGCCCGGCGGGTTATCCGAAGGTACCTTGACCAGCTCGGCCAGGAAGGCTTCCTGCGCGGGGCGCTGGGCGTCGATGTAGTTGGTGAGCGTGGTCTGCAGCGGGTTCACGTTGTCTCTTGCGGTCATGGTTATTCTCGAAAAAGTCTAAGTCTCTCAGGATGACGGATGCGGGCGCTTTACTGCTGCCGCGCGGAGTGCTTGTCGAAATGCTCGACGAAATCGCTGAATACGGCGGCCGCGCTGGCGGCGTCCTCCGCGGTCATGATTTCGGTAGGGTGATGGCTGATGCCACCGTTGCCGCAGCGCACAAAGAGCATCGCCACATCGGCAATGGCCGCAATGGCCATGGCGTCATGGCCGGCGCCGGAAGGCAGGTGCCGCACAGGCAGCCCCTGGCGGGCGATGGCATCCGCCCATTGCGTTTGCAGCCAGGGCGCGCATGGCACGCTGACGGCCTCGTGGGTCTTGCGGATCTGCACCCGCACATTGCGGCGGGCGCACACGCGCTCGATTTCCGCCAGCACGTCGTTGACGGCAGCCTGGCGCACGGCGTCTTCGCCGGCACGGATGTCGATGGAGAAGACCGCGCGGCCCGGCACCACATTGGCGGCGCCGTTGGGCACGTTGAACTGGCCGATCGTGCCGACCAGTCCGGGCAGGCCGCCGCAGCGGCGCTCGATGAACAGGCCGACCTCGGCGCCAGCCATGGCGGCGTCGCGGCGCATGTCCATCGGCACGGTGCCGGCGTGGCCGGCCAGCCCTTCCAGTTCCACGATGAAGCGGCTCGCGCCGGAGATCGCGGTCACGACACCCAGCGACAGCCCTTCATTGAGCAGCACCGGGCCTTGTTCGATATGGACTTCCACGAACGCCAGCACCTGCTCGCGCGAATGCGCGGCGGCCGGCAGCCCGGCGGGATCGAAACCTGCCGCGTGCATCACTTCGCGCATGGTCTTGCCCGAATCGTCCACGTTGTCGAGCACATTGGTGTCGAAGGTGCCGGCAATGGCGCGGCTGCCCAGCAGCGTGGCCTTGAAGCGCACGCCCTCTTCCTCGGCAAAGCCAACCACCTCGATGGCGAACGGGAAGCGCTTGCCCTGGCGGTGCCACTCCGCCACGCAGGCAATCGGCAGGATCACGCCGAGGTTGCCGTCATAGCGCCCGCCATCGCGCACGGTGTCGAAGTGCGAGCCGGTGAGCAGCGCGGGCGCATCGGGCGTGGTGCCGTCGTAGCGGCCGATCACGTTGCCGGCGGCGTCGCGGCGCACTGTCATGCCGGCTTCGCGCATCCACTCGGCGAGCTGCGCGGCGGCGCCGTGGTGAGCCTCGGTGAGATAGGTGCGGGTGAGCATGCCGGGCTGCTCGGTGTGGACGGCCAGGGTATCGGCCCAGGCCATGATCCGCGCCCCGGTTTCGGTAGCGGGCTTGAGGGTTGCTGCCATGCGTGTCTCCTGCTGGAAGTGCGCGAATGCGGTGGCGCCGGATCATGCAAGCCCCGCGCCAGCGGCACCGCGCTGGTGCCGGGCCGGTGCCTAGGGAAAGTCCCAGGGGCGCCGCGACTCTCGTTCGAGAGCTCTATTCTGTGCGATTCATGGTAGCACAGTGAATTCAAAAATTGCATACAAAAATGATATGCACTATATTGGCTTCCACGTTACGACAATTCGCTGCGGACAATCCGATCCGGACAGCGAGTTGCGTGGATTCCGCTCCAACAGGAGGGCCAATCCACGAAGCGCCGCAGCCCTCACCCGGCTTTCGCGCCCGGCACGTCAGGCCGGCCTTCCCGCAAGCGGGCAGCCGGCAATTCCTGCAGCAATGACAGGACGCGCCAGCCACAGACCTGGACGTGTCCGCATGGAGACAACGATGCACCCAGCAGCCCCCTACGGCCCGCTTCCGGCCGCCCCCAGTCCGCTTTCATCCGCTTTACCCGTTCCCTGTTTGGCCAGGTCTTGATCGCCCTGGTGCTGGGCACCGCACTCGGCCTGTTCTTTCCCGAGTTCGCCGCCAAGCTCAAGCCGCTTGGCGATGCCTTTATCAAGCTGATCAAGATGCTGATTGGCCCGATCGTGTTCTGCGTGGTGGTGGCAGGCATCTGTGGCGCTGGCGAGCTGAAGAAGGTGGGCCGGGTCGGCATCAAGGCGGTGCTGTATTTCGAAGTGGTCACCACCATCGCGCTAGCGCTGGGTATTGCCCTGGCCTATATCTTCCACCCCGGCACCGGCATGAACGTGAACCCGGCCTCGCTCGACGCCTCGGCCATGTCCGCCTACGTGGACACCGCCGCCAAGGTCAAGAGCGCGGGCATGGTGGACTTCCTGCTCAAGCTGATTCCCAGCACGATCATGGGTGCGTTCGCCAGCGGCGACGTGCTGCAGGTCTTGCTGGTTTCGATCCTGTTCGGCTGCGCGCTGTCGCTGGTAGGCGAGCGCGGGCGGCCGCTGGTATCGATGATCGACACCTTTTCGCACACCTTGTTCAAGATGATGGGCTTCATCATCAAGCTGGCGCCGCTGGGCGTGCTGGGCGCGGTGGCCTTCACCGTGGGCAAGTACGGCATCGGCTCGCTCAAGCAGCTCGGTTACCTGGTGGTGGTGTTCTACGGCGCCGTGGCCCTGTTCGTGCTGGTGGTGCTGGGGACCGTGATGCGCCTGTGCGGCTTCTCGGTAATCAAGCTGATCCGCTACCTGCGCGCCGAACTGCTGGTGGTGCTGGGCACCGCGTCGTCCGACAGCGTGCTGCCGCAGATCATGAAGAAGCTTGAGTTCATGGGCATCAAGAAATCGGTGGTGGGCCTGGTGATCCCCACCGGCTATTCCTTCAATCTCGACGCCTTCTCGATCTACCTGACGCTGGCCGCGGTGTTTATCGCCCAGGCCACCAATACGCCGCTGGCGCTGGGCGACCTGCTCGGCATCCTGGCCGTCGCCCTGGTCACGTCCAAGGGCGCGCACGGCATTCCCGGCTCGGCCATCGTGATCCTGGCGGCCACGTTGTCGGCCCACCCTGCGATTCCCGCCATCGGCCTGGTGCTGGTGCTGTCGGTCGACTGGTTCATCGGCATCGCCCGTGCCGTCGGTAACCTGATCGGCAACTGCGTGGCAACCGTGGTGGTAGCCGCCTGGGAAAAGGACATCGACCGGGCGCGCGCCCACGATGTGCTCAACGGCAAGATCGACGCCAGCGACCTCGAAGCGGGCTTTGCCCCGGCGCCTCACGAGGCCGTCGCGGCCACCCCGGGGCATCCCCGCTGCCCGGCGCGGCCGCGGGGCGCTAGAATCTCGGCATTCCTCCCACGAGACGCTGCGCAAGTGCGCAACCATGCCTGAGCATATCGACCCTGCCATGACCGCCGAAGCGATCGCCGAAGACATCGTCGCGGCCATCGTTTCGCACCGCCTGCCGCCTGGCACCAAGCTGCGCGAAGAGGCCCTGGCCAGCGTCTACCGCGTCAGCCGCACCAAGGTGCGCGCGGCGCTGCTGATGCTGTCCAAGGACAAGCTCATCCAGATCGTGCCGGACAAAGGCGCCTTCGTGGCCAAGCCCAGCGCCGAGGAGGCGCGCGAAGTGTTCGCGGTGCGCCGCATCCTGGAGGCGGCCCTGGCGCGCGAGTTTGTGGCGCGCGCCACCGCCGCAGATTACAAGCGCATCGACCGGCACCTCGTCGCCGAGAAAAAGGCGCTGGGCGGCAGCGATGCGCATGTGCGCACCCGCCTGCTCAGCGATTTCCACATCATGCTGGCGGAGGTAGTGGGCAATGGCGTGCTGACGGGCATGCTGCAGGAGTTGTCGTTGCGCAGCGCGGTGATCACCATGCTGTACCAGTCCCGCCGCGACGCCGCCTGCTCGTCGGATGAGCATCGCGAGTTCATTGAGGCGGCCCGCGCAGGCGACACCGAGCGCGCGGTGACGCTGATGGTGGAACACCTGAACCATGTCGAAGCGGCGCTGCATTTCGAGCAGGTCCCCGCCGCGCGCAGCAAGGACCTGGTGACGGCGCTGCTGGCCTGAGCCTGGCATGCAGCCGCGCGCCTGACCTGGCGCCTGAGCTGGCGTTGACCCAGGTCAAGGCGCGCCACGCGCCTTTGCGCCATCATCGACCTTGTCATGAAGCTGCGGGGGCGCGCTTCATGACACACTGGCCCGTCCATCGCGGACGGCAGCCCGCACGCCGGCCTGGGTGCGGGCTTTTTCTTTGCGCGCCGCGCGCGCCACCATTGCCAGATCCGCGCGTGATCGAATCCCGTCTTCGGAGTAGGATGTCGGTGGCCCAAGTCAGAGGCCGCTTAAAAGATAAAGCCAGGAGACAGACATGACCCGTTCCAGCCGTCCGGTGGCGACGTCCGTGGCATCGCCAGAGCCTGCCCTCACCATCCTGTTCCCCGCCTTGCCGTCCCTGACGGTCCCGCCATCCGTGCGCCAGCGCGGGCGCGACTGATCTTCCCGCCCGACTCCCGTGCCGGGCCATCCGCTTTCATCATCCAACCCATCCCAGGGAGGGAAACCCATGTCCAACGCGTTCAAAGACGACGTCCTGGCCGGCAAGGTCGTGTTCATCGCCGGCGCCTCGTCCGGCATCAACCTGGGCATCGCCCGGCACTTCGCCAAGGCGGGCGCCAGCCTGGCGCTGGTCAGCCGCGACCCCGAGCGCATTGCCGCGGCGGCGGCCAGCATCGTTGATGCCGGTGGCAGCGCTATTGGCATGGCGGCCGATGTGCGCGACTACGCCGCGGTGGAAGCGGCACTCGCGCGCACGCGCGACGAACTCGGCCCGATCGACATCGTGATCTCGGGCGCGGCCGGCAACTTTGTCGCGCCGGCGCTGGGCATGTCCGCCAACGGCTTCAAGACCGTGGTGGACATCGACCTGATCGGCACCTTCAATGTCTTTCGCGCCTGCTTTGCCTTCCTCAATGCGCCGGGCGCCTCGCTGATCGCCATCACCGCGCCGCAGGCGGTCAACGCGATGATGTTCCAGGCCCATGTGTGCGCCGCCAAGGCCGGCATCAATATGCTGGTGAAGTGCCTGGCAATGGAGTGGGGCCCGGCCGGCGTACGCGTGAACGGCATCTCGCCCGGCCCCATCGCCGGCACCGAAGGCATGGCGCGGCTCGCGCCCACTCCCGAGATGGAGGCGCGCTTCAAGGCACGCCTGGCGCTGCGCGACTACGGCGACAAGGACGATATCGCCAATACCGCGCTGTTCCTGTCCACCGGCAACGCACGCTATATCACCGGCACCATCGTCGACTGCGATGGTGGCAGCAAGCTGGGCGACGCGTCGGCCGATGCGCTGCATCCGCCCAAGGCGCCGGGCAAGGCGGCCTGAGCCGCGTAGCTTTCCGCACATTCAAGCACGCATGCATTCCCACACCTACGACAAGGAGACTCCAGTGACATCCCCCGTGCTCTATCACGCCGCCGAAGGCGTGGCCACCATCACCCTGAACCGCCCCGACGTGCTCAACGCGCTCAACAGCGCGCTGATGATCGAGCTGCGCGCCGCCGTCGAGCGCGCCGCGCAGGACGAGGCCGTGCGCGCGGTGGTGCTGACCGCCAATGGCCGCGGCTTTTGCGCGGGCGCCGACCTGGCCGGGCGCGAGCCCGGGCTGCAGGATTCGGGCGCGCTGCTGCGCGAGCGCTACCACCCGATCATCCTGGCGCTGCGCAATATGCCCAAGCCTGTCATCACCTCGGTCAACGGCGTAGCGGCCGGCGCAGGCATGAGCCTGGCGCTGGCCGGCGACGTGGTGCTGGCCGCGCGCTCGGCATCGTTCCTGCAGGCGTTCTCCAAGATCGGGCTGGTGCCGGATGCCGGCAGCACTTATTTCCTTCCCCGCTACGCGGGCGAGATGCGGGCGCGCGCGCTCGCCATCCTGGCCGAGAAGATCGACGCGGAAGAAGCGCATCGCATCGGCCTGGTGTGGAAGGTGCATGAGGACGACGCCCTGCCGGCCGAGACCGCCAAGCTGGCCGCCCACCTGGCGCAGATGCCCACCTTTGCCTACGGCTTGATCAAGGAAGCGCTCAACGCCAGCCTGGAGAGCGACCTGCCGGCGCAGCTCGAGCGCGAGGCCACGCTGCAGTCGCGCGCATCGCGCAGCGAGGACTTCAAGGAAGGCGTGGCGGCGTTCCTGGAAAAGCGCAATCCGGCCTTCAAGGGCCGCTGACCGGTTTGCTCCCCGTGCCCACTTGTGGGAGAGGGGACGGGGAGAGGGCGGGCGCTCGCAGAAACGATCCGTCTCCCGCTATCACCGACTTCGCATCGCACCACGCTTCGAAACCAGGAGACGCGCATCATGCTAGGCCTCATGCAAGACCGTCCGTTGCTGATTTCCTCACTGATCGAGTACGCCGCGCAGTACCACCCGCTGCAGGAGATCGTGTCGCGCACGATCGATGGCGGCACGGTGCGCTCCAACTACGCGCAGGTGCACCGCCGCGCAAAGCGGGTCGCCAGTGCGCTCACCGGACTCGGCGGACTCGGCATCGAGCAAGGCGACCGCGTCGGCACGCTGGCGTGGAACACGCACCGCCACCTGGAGCTGTACTTTGGCGTGTCGGGCGCGGGCGTGGTGCTGCATACTGTCAATCCCCGCCTGTTCCCCGAGCAGATCGACTACATCATCAATCACGCGGAAGACCGCGTGCTCTTCTTCGACCCCTGCTTCGCGCGGCTGGTGGCGCAGCTCGCGCCGCGCCTGTCCACCGTCACGCACTACGTGGCGATGACCGATCGCGCCGGCACCGACGCGCTCGATCTTGCCGGCAAGCTGCCCAACCTGCTGTGCTACGAGGACCTGGTCGAGGCCGGCAGCGAGGACTACGCATGGCCGCAATTCGACGAGCGCACTGCGTCGTCGCTTTGCTACACATCGGGCACCACCGGCAACCCCAAGGGCGTGCTGTATTCGCATCGCTCCACCGTGCTGCACAGCCTCAAGGCCTGCGCGTTCGACACCTTTGGCGTCAACGTGGACAGCGCGATCCTGCTGGTCGTGCCGCTGTTCCACGCCAACGCATGGGGCATGCCCTACGCCTGCGCCATGACGGGCGCCAAGATGGTATTGCCCGCCCAGCACCTGGATGGCGAAAACGTCTACCGCATGCTGCGCGACGAGCGCGTGACCTTCTCCACCGCGGTGCCCACGGTGTGGCTGATGCTGTTCCAGTACCTCGACGCGCATCCCGAGATCGATCCGCGCTCGCTCGGGCTCAAGCTCGCCGGCGTGGGCGGCTCGGCCGCGCCGGCGGCGATGATCGAGCGCTTCGAGCAACAGTTCGGCGCGCGTTTCGTCCAGGGCTGGGGCATGACGGAGACCAGCCCGATCGGCGTGATCAGCACCTTGCTGCCCAAGCACCAGGCGCTCGGCACGCAAGACCAGTTGAAGATCAAGCTCAAGCAAGGCCGCGCGCTGTGGGGCGTGGACCTGCGCATTGAGGACGACCAGGGCAATGCGCTGCCGCACGACGGCCACGCCTTTGGCCGGCTCAAGGTACGCGGGCCGTGGATCGCCTCCGCGTACTTCAAGGCAGAGCATGACGCGCTCGACGCCGACGGCTGGTTCGACACCGGCGACGTCGCCAATATCGATGCGGATGGCTATGTGCAGCTGGTGGATCGCGCCAAGGATGTGATCAAGTCAGGCGGCGAATGGATCTCCTCCATCGACCTTGAAAACGCCACCATGGGCCATTCCGCCGTGGCGGAAGCCGCCGTCGTGGGCGTGCCGCATCCCAAGTGGCAGGAGCGCCCGCTGCTGGTGGTGGTACGCCGGCCCGGCAAGGACGTGAGCGCCGCCGAACTGCTCGACTATCTCGCGGCGCGCGTCGCCAAATGGTGGGTGCCCGACGACGTCGCCTTTGTCGATTCGCTGCCTCACACCGCGACCGGCAAGCTGCTCAAGGTGAAGCTGCGGGAACAATTCAAGGACTACGTCCTGCCTACAGCGCAGGATCCCAATCAAGCAAGGAGCAACGCAACATGAACACCAGCAGCGAACGCATCGTCCTGACCATCGAAGACGGCGTGGCCGAGGTCAGGCTCAACCGGCCCGACAAGATGAACGCGCTCGACCCCGCCATGTTCGACGCGCTGATCGACGCCGGCCAGCTTCTCGCGCGCGAGCCGGACTTGCGCGCGGTGGTGCTATCGGGCGAAGGCCGCGCGTTTTGCGCCGGGCTCGATATGCAGAGCATGGCCGGGCTGGGAGGCGGCCAGGGCGACGCCATCGCCGCAGGCCGGCTCGCGGCGCGCACCCATGGCATCTCCAACCGCCCGCAGTTTGCCTGCATGGTGTGGCGCGAATTGCCGGTGCCGGTGATTGCCGCCGTGCATGGCGTGGCCTTCGGCGGCGGCTTGCAGGTCGCGCTCGGCGCGGACCTGCGCTATGTCACCGCGGACACGCGCCTGTCGGTGATGGAGATCAAGTGGGGGCTGGTGCCCGACATGGCCGGCATGCTGCTGATGCGCGGCCTGGTGCGCCCCGACCGCCTGCGCGAGCTGATCTACAGCGGCCGCATCGTCACCGGCGAAGAAGCCTGCGCGCTGGGCCTGGCCACTGCCGTGGTGGAAGATCCGCGCGCAGCCGCGCTGGCCACCGCGCGCGATATCGCCGGCCGCAGCCCGGACGCAATCCGCGCCGCCAAGCGATTGATGCAGGTGAGCGAGCACGGCGACGGCGCCGCCATCCTGCTGGCCGAATCGGTCGAGCAGGACCGGCTGATCGGCGGCGCCAACCAGCGCGAAGCAGTGATCGCCAATATGGAAAAGCGGGCACCGTCGTTCAAGCCGGCGTCGTAGCGTTGCGTGGCGCCGGGCCGGTTGCTGCGTTGCGTTTTGTGCGCTCAGGCGTCCTGACGCGTCCGCTGGCGCCGCATCCGGCGAAAGAGTGCCACGTAGACCGCCAGGTTGAGCGCCAGCACCACGGCCCCGAGCACGATCTGGATCTCCCGCGTGAGGCCCTCGGGATAGATCAGCGCCAGCACGTAGTGCTGCACGAAATCCCCGCCGTAGGCCTGCTGCCCCGCGCGCAGGCGCAGCGCGCTTTCCAGCGGGGTGAGCGGGCAGATCCACCCGCTCCACTCCACCACCACGCCCCACGCCACCGCCGGCAAGTGCAGCCACGCCATGCGCGGCCAGCGCAGCACCAGCAAACCACCCAGCATCACAAAGACGATAAAGGCGAGGTGAAACAGGACGATGGCGTCCGCGAGCCAGGCTGCCATCATCGTCCTTGCCGACCGGTCCAGTAGCCCGGCACCGCGAACGCCGCCTTCAGGTGTTCGATAAAAAGCGGATCTTGGCCGGCACCGGCCGCTGCTGCGGGTACACGGCAAGGATGTCGTAATCCGGCAGCGCGTACTCGTCCAGCACGGTGATCAACTCGCCGCTCTCCAGCTGCGGCAGGATCTCCCAGGTGGAGCGCCAGCCCAGCCCCAGGCTCTCGCCGGTCCAGCGATGCAGCAACTCGCCATCGTTGCAATCGAGGTTGCCGCTCACACGCACCGTGACGGTCTTGCCATCCTGCTGGAAGTACCAGCCGCGCTGCTGGCCGCCCTGCAGGTTGAAGGCCAGGCAGTTATGCTGCGCGAGATCGTCCAACGTCTGTGGCACGCCATGGCGCGCGAAATACGCGGGCGTGCCGCACACCACCCGCTTGTTGGTCGCCAGCTTGATGGCAACAAAGTTCGGGTCGATGGCCCCGCCGATGCGGATGCCCACGTCATAGCCCTCGCGCACCAGGTCCACCACGCGATCGGTCAGGTTGAAGGAAATCTGCACCTCGGGATTCGCCGCCAGGAACGCCGGCGCATGCGGCGCCACATGCTTGCGCCCGAACGCCGCCGGCGCCGACACGATCAGGTGGCCGGTCGCCTTGTGCTTGCCTTCGGCGATCAGCATCTCGGCACGGTCAAGGTCCGCCAGCGCCTTCTTGCACTGCTCCATGAATGCCGCGCCCTGCTCCGTCACCACGATGCGCCGCGTCGAGCGGTGCAGCAGCTTCACGCCGATGCGCGCCTCCAGCGCATTGATGCGACGCCCGATCATCACCGGCGTCACCCCTTGCGTCAGCGCGGCGGCAGCCATGCTGCCGTGTTCGACGACGGCGATAAAGGCTTCGATCTGTTTTAGCTTGTCCATGCTGTGTGTCTCCTGGGCGTCATTGTGGCGCATTTGGAGGCGGGAGGCATGTGCTGGGGGCTATGAGGGCGATTTGGGTGGGGGTATGAGTGGGGAGTGTGGTTTTGTCTAGCGGGCTTTGATGGTGAACGGTTTGATGGTGTAGTTTTTGCCGTGGGTGGCACGGTCGTTCGATGGCGTGCCATGTGGCATGCGTGACCAGGCAAGTACTGCCCTGAATCAAGCGCTCAGGCCATTCATCACTGCACTCACCTGCCCGCGCGCACCGCGGGCCGCCCTCGCGGCATGGCTTGCGCGCCGTGCCGCACCTCCTTGCTGAACTCGGCACAGGCGTGAGTCATCAGGTCTTCCGAGCGGTAGACGAGGAACACGCGGAACTCGGGGAGTTCGTCGCTGATCGGCAGCCGT from Cupriavidus sp. D39 includes the following:
- a CDS encoding DUF2784 domain-containing protein codes for the protein MMAAWLADAIVLFHLAFIVFVMLGGLLVLRWPRMAWLHLPAVAWGVVVEWSGWICPLTPLESALRLRAGQQAYGGDFVQHYVLALIYPEGLTREIQIVLGAVVLALNLAVYVALFRRMRRQRTRQDA
- a CDS encoding crotonase/enoyl-CoA hydratase family protein, which translates into the protein MNTSSERIVLTIEDGVAEVRLNRPDKMNALDPAMFDALIDAGQLLAREPDLRAVVLSGEGRAFCAGLDMQSMAGLGGGQGDAIAAGRLAARTHGISNRPQFACMVWRELPVPVIAAVHGVAFGGGLQVALGADLRYVTADTRLSVMEIKWGLVPDMAGMLLMRGLVRPDRLRELIYSGRIVTGEEACALGLATAVVEDPRAAALATARDIAGRSPDAIRAAKRLMQVSEHGDGAAILLAESVEQDRLIGGANQREAVIANMEKRAPSFKPAS
- a CDS encoding long-chain-fatty-acid--CoA ligase; its protein translation is MLGLMQDRPLLISSLIEYAAQYHPLQEIVSRTIDGGTVRSNYAQVHRRAKRVASALTGLGGLGIEQGDRVGTLAWNTHRHLELYFGVSGAGVVLHTVNPRLFPEQIDYIINHAEDRVLFFDPCFARLVAQLAPRLSTVTHYVAMTDRAGTDALDLAGKLPNLLCYEDLVEAGSEDYAWPQFDERTASSLCYTSGTTGNPKGVLYSHRSTVLHSLKACAFDTFGVNVDSAILLVVPLFHANAWGMPYACAMTGAKMVLPAQHLDGENVYRMLRDERVTFSTAVPTVWLMLFQYLDAHPEIDPRSLGLKLAGVGGSAAPAAMIERFEQQFGARFVQGWGMTETSPIGVISTLLPKHQALGTQDQLKIKLKQGRALWGVDLRIEDDQGNALPHDGHAFGRLKVRGPWIASAYFKAEHDALDADGWFDTGDVANIDADGYVQLVDRAKDVIKSGGEWISSIDLENATMGHSAVAEAAVVGVPHPKWQERPLLVVVRRPGKDVSAAELLDYLAARVAKWWVPDDVAFVDSLPHTATGKLLKVKLREQFKDYVLPTAQDPNQARSNAT